The Chitinophaga flava genome has a segment encoding these proteins:
- a CDS encoding APC family permease — protein MDINQSKSFKPTLGLLDSTMIVAGSMIGSGIFIVTAEIARSVGGAGWITAMWVLAGVVTLIAALSYGELSGMYPKAGGQYVYLREAYNPFIAFLFGWTQFGVIQTGTIAAVAVAFAKFTAYLVPAFSEKNILFSTGGFQITAAQIVAIISIILLTFINTRGVKHGKFIQTVFTLAKLLSLFGLIIFGFMLGAKAEIWHANWQDPWNHFSLQMVNGDTVVKSLTGLAFFGAIAVSMKGSLFSSDAWNNVTFIAAEIKNPARNIGRSLFLGTFIVTIIYVSCNLMYLAVLPLHDIAFAANDRVGVAAAEKIFGGIGSGIIAVMIMISTFGCNNGLILSGARIYYTMAEDGLFFRKAAELNKNSVPAHGLWIQCAWASMLCLTGRYNDLLALVIFGVLIFYVLTILGIFILRKKRPDIERPYKALGYPLLPMIYVVVALSLAALLLVFESNYTLPGLGIILLGIPLYFLAMRNKGKAAV, from the coding sequence ATGGACATCAACCAAAGTAAATCTTTCAAGCCTACACTGGGCTTACTGGACTCCACCATGATCGTGGCCGGCTCTATGATAGGCTCCGGTATTTTTATTGTAACTGCAGAAATAGCCCGCAGCGTGGGCGGCGCCGGCTGGATTACCGCTATGTGGGTACTGGCCGGAGTGGTAACGTTGATTGCCGCACTCAGCTATGGTGAACTATCAGGCATGTATCCTAAAGCAGGCGGACAATATGTTTACCTGCGGGAGGCGTATAATCCTTTTATTGCCTTTTTATTTGGCTGGACACAGTTCGGTGTTATTCAGACCGGTACCATCGCCGCTGTGGCTGTGGCTTTCGCTAAGTTTACCGCTTATCTGGTGCCTGCCTTCAGTGAAAAAAACATACTCTTTTCAACCGGCGGATTTCAGATTACAGCAGCACAGATCGTGGCTATAATCTCCATTATCCTGCTCACCTTTATCAACACCCGCGGTGTAAAGCATGGGAAATTTATACAGACCGTGTTTACTCTGGCCAAACTGTTATCCCTGTTTGGTTTGATCATTTTTGGTTTTATGCTGGGGGCTAAAGCTGAGATCTGGCATGCTAACTGGCAGGACCCCTGGAACCATTTTTCACTGCAGATGGTGAATGGAGATACAGTGGTGAAATCGCTGACAGGGCTGGCATTCTTTGGTGCTATCGCTGTATCGATGAAAGGGTCGTTGTTTTCGAGTGATGCCTGGAATAACGTCACCTTTATTGCTGCAGAGATAAAGAATCCGGCCAGAAACATTGGCCGCTCGCTGTTTCTGGGCACTTTCATTGTAACCATCATTTATGTGAGCTGTAACCTGATGTACCTGGCTGTATTGCCACTGCACGATATCGCTTTTGCTGCGAATGACCGTGTGGGTGTGGCTGCTGCAGAGAAAATATTCGGCGGTATCGGGTCCGGCATTATTGCAGTGATGATCATGATTTCCACTTTTGGCTGCAACAACGGGTTGATCCTGTCCGGTGCACGTATTTATTATACGATGGCGGAAGACGGGCTGTTTTTCCGCAAAGCGGCCGAACTGAATAAAAACAGTGTGCCTGCACATGGTTTGTGGATTCAGTGCGCCTGGGCTTCCATGCTGTGTCTTACCGGCCGCTACAATGACCTGCTGGCGCTGGTGATATTTGGCGTACTGATTTTTTATGTGCTGACGATCCTGGGCATATTTATACTGAGAAAGAAGCGCCCGGATATAGAAAGGCCCTATAAAGCACTGGGATATCCTTTGCTGCCGATGATATATGTGGTAGTGGCTTTATCGCTCGCAGCGTTATTGCTGGTATTCGAATCCAACTACACTTTACCGGGACTTGGGATCATTTTATTGGGTATTCCTTTGTATTTCCTGGCCATGCGGAACAAGGGAAAAGCCGCTGTGTAG
- the rpoC gene encoding DNA-directed RNA polymerase subunit beta' yields MAIKKENRPKSNFNSITISLASPDVILERSYGEVLKPETINYRTYKPERDGLFCERIFGPVKDYECYCGKYKRIRYKGIVCDRCGVEVTEKKVRRERMGHIRLVVPVVHIWYFKSLPNKIGYLLGMSSKKLETIIYYERYVVIQPGAKQEKGMNYGDLLTEEEYLDILDTLPKDNQLLPDEDPNKFIARMGAEAVEMMLARIELDSLSYQLRNQAATETSQQRKAEALKRLSVVEAFREANGRVENRPEWMVMQYIPVVPPELRPLVPLDGGRFASSDLNDLYRRVIIRNNRLKRLIEIKAPEVILRNEKRMLQEAVDSLFDNSRKSNAVKAEGGRALKSLSDVLKGKQGRFRQNLLGKRVDYSGRSVIVVGPELKLHECGLPKDMAAELFKPFIIRKLIERGIVKTVKSAKKLVDRKEAVVWDILENVLKGHPVLLNRAPTLHRLSIQAFQPKLVEGKAIQLHPLVCSAFNADFDGDQMAVHVPLSNAAILEAQLLMLSSHNILNPQNGTPITLPSQDMVLGLYYITKGKKTIGDVVVRGEGKAFYSAEEVIIALNEDRIDLHAHIRVKTTVRNANGELERKLIETTVGRVLFNQFVPKEAGYVNALLTKKSLREIIGDIIKYTDIPKTAKFLDDIKQLGFRMAFRGGLSFNINDLIIPEVKQDMIDAAAGEVDEVWDNYNMGLITNNERYNQIIDIWSRVDTKVTETLIRELATDKQGFNSVYMMLDSGARGSKQQIKQLAGIRGLMAKPRKSGSTGSEIIENPVLSNFKDGLNVLEYFISTHGARKGLADTALKTADAGYLTRRLVDVAQDVVINEEDCGTLRGIATAALKDNEEVIETLYDRILGRTSLHDVFDPHTEELVVAAGEQITEDIAHKIEDSAIETVEIRSVLTCESRRGVCVKCYGKNLATGYTAQRGDAVGIIAAQSIGEPGTQLTLRTFHVGGVAGSTSVESGLQAKFEGTIQFDGLRTTTYENNEGEKVQVVIGRTGELRIMDVKNDRLLVTNNIPYGSTLLVKDGQRVSKGDQICTWDPFNAVIVSEIPGNIRFDSIIEGITFREEADEQTGHREKVVIETKDKNKIPSIYVDGNKEVKSYNLPVGSHIVISEGDHVRAGQVIVKIPRVIGKLRDITGGLPRVTELFEARNPSNPAIVSEIDGVVAFGNIKRGNREIIIESRESQIKKYLVPLTRHILVQDGDFVKAGTSLSDGSTTPADILAIKGPFAVQEYLVNEIQEVYRLQGVKINDKHIEVIVRQMMRKVNIEDPGDTRFLEGDTEDKFDFFEENDMIFDKKVVTEAGESTTLRAGQIVTLRQVREENSLLRRADKKLVEFRDANPATSSPLLQGITKASLGTRSWMSAASFQETTKVLSQAAINGKIDEMLGLKENLLTGHLIPAGTGLREFENMIVGSKEEYDILASSKEVFQFDEEE; encoded by the coding sequence ATGGCTATCAAAAAAGAAAATCGTCCTAAATCAAATTTTAACAGCATTACCATCAGTCTGGCTTCTCCGGATGTAATTCTGGAGCGTTCTTACGGTGAAGTGCTGAAACCTGAAACTATCAACTACCGTACTTACAAGCCAGAACGTGATGGTTTGTTCTGCGAAAGAATATTCGGTCCTGTAAAGGATTACGAATGCTATTGCGGAAAATATAAGCGTATTCGTTATAAGGGTATTGTGTGCGACCGTTGTGGTGTTGAAGTAACGGAGAAAAAAGTTCGTCGTGAAAGAATGGGCCACATCCGTCTGGTAGTGCCTGTTGTACATATATGGTATTTCAAATCGCTGCCAAACAAGATTGGTTACCTGCTGGGGATGTCTTCCAAAAAGCTGGAAACCATCATTTACTATGAAAGATACGTAGTAATTCAGCCAGGCGCGAAACAGGAAAAAGGTATGAACTATGGTGACCTGCTCACTGAAGAAGAATACCTGGACATCCTGGATACCCTGCCTAAAGACAATCAGCTGTTGCCGGATGAAGATCCCAACAAGTTCATTGCCAGAATGGGTGCTGAAGCGGTAGAAATGATGCTGGCCCGTATTGAACTGGACAGCCTTTCTTACCAGCTGCGTAACCAGGCTGCTACTGAAACTTCCCAGCAACGTAAAGCGGAAGCGCTGAAACGTCTGAGCGTAGTGGAAGCTTTCCGTGAGGCCAACGGCCGTGTTGAAAACCGTCCTGAATGGATGGTAATGCAATATATTCCTGTAGTACCGCCTGAACTGCGCCCATTGGTGCCGTTGGATGGTGGCCGTTTTGCGTCTTCCGACCTGAACGATCTGTACCGCAGGGTGATCATCCGTAACAATCGTCTGAAACGTTTGATCGAAATTAAAGCACCGGAAGTGATCCTGCGTAACGAAAAACGTATGCTGCAGGAAGCGGTGGACTCTCTGTTCGACAACTCCCGTAAATCCAATGCGGTGAAAGCCGAAGGTGGTCGTGCGCTGAAATCTCTCTCCGATGTACTGAAAGGTAAACAAGGTCGTTTCCGTCAGAACCTCCTCGGTAAACGTGTGGACTACTCCGGTCGTTCTGTTATCGTGGTAGGTCCTGAGCTGAAACTGCATGAATGCGGTCTGCCAAAAGATATGGCGGCAGAGCTGTTCAAACCGTTTATCATCCGTAAACTGATTGAAAGAGGCATCGTTAAAACCGTAAAATCAGCTAAAAAGCTGGTAGACCGGAAAGAAGCGGTGGTTTGGGATATCCTGGAAAACGTACTGAAAGGTCACCCGGTGTTGTTAAACCGTGCTCCGACCCTGCACCGTTTGTCTATCCAGGCTTTCCAGCCTAAACTGGTGGAAGGTAAAGCGATTCAGTTGCACCCGCTCGTGTGTTCTGCGTTCAACGCCGACTTCGATGGTGACCAGATGGCGGTACACGTGCCTTTGAGCAATGCTGCTATTCTGGAAGCCCAACTGCTGATGCTGTCTTCCCACAACATCCTCAACCCGCAGAACGGTACGCCGATCACCCTGCCTTCTCAGGACATGGTACTCGGTCTGTATTATATCACCAAGGGTAAGAAAACCATAGGTGACGTAGTGGTAAGAGGTGAAGGCAAAGCATTCTACTCTGCTGAAGAAGTAATCATTGCGCTGAATGAAGACCGCATCGACCTGCATGCCCACATCCGTGTAAAAACGACTGTGCGTAATGCTAACGGTGAGCTGGAAAGAAAACTGATCGAAACTACTGTAGGCCGCGTACTGTTCAACCAGTTTGTGCCGAAAGAAGCTGGTTATGTAAACGCCCTGCTGACCAAAAAATCACTGCGTGAGATCATCGGTGACATTATCAAATACACAGATATCCCTAAAACAGCGAAATTCCTGGACGACATCAAACAATTAGGTTTCCGCATGGCGTTCCGTGGTGGTCTGTCATTTAACATCAATGACCTGATCATTCCGGAAGTTAAGCAAGACATGATTGATGCTGCTGCCGGTGAAGTTGACGAAGTTTGGGATAACTATAACATGGGTCTGATCACCAACAACGAACGTTACAACCAGATCATTGATATCTGGTCACGTGTGGATACGAAGGTGACAGAAACCCTGATCCGCGAACTGGCGACAGACAAACAGGGCTTCAACTCTGTATACATGATGCTTGACTCCGGTGCGCGTGGTTCCAAACAACAGATCAAACAGCTGGCTGGTATCAGGGGTCTGATGGCTAAGCCACGTAAGAGTGGATCTACCGGTTCCGAGATCATTGAGAACCCGGTATTGTCCAACTTTAAAGATGGTCTGAACGTATTGGAATACTTCATCTCTACCCACGGTGCCCGTAAGGGTCTTGCGGATACGGCGCTGAAAACGGCGGATGCGGGTTACCTGACCCGTCGTCTGGTGGACGTAGCACAGGACGTGGTAATCAACGAAGAAGACTGCGGAACCCTGCGTGGTATCGCTACTGCTGCGTTGAAAGACAACGAGGAAGTAATCGAAACTCTGTACGACCGTATTCTGGGACGTACTTCCCTGCACGACGTGTTTGATCCTCATACCGAGGAACTGGTGGTGGCTGCCGGTGAACAAATCACAGAAGACATCGCTCATAAAATTGAAGACAGCGCCATAGAAACTGTAGAAATCCGCTCCGTACTGACTTGCGAAAGCCGTCGTGGTGTGTGCGTGAAATGCTACGGTAAAAACCTGGCCACTGGTTATACAGCACAGCGTGGTGATGCAGTAGGTATCATCGCTGCCCAGTCTATCGGTGAGCCTGGTACACAGTTGACACTGCGTACCTTCCACGTGGGTGGTGTGGCTGGTTCCACTTCCGTAGAATCCGGCCTGCAAGCTAAATTCGAAGGTACTATCCAGTTCGATGGCTTACGTACTACCACTTACGAAAACAACGAAGGTGAGAAAGTACAGGTGGTTATCGGCCGTACCGGTGAGCTGCGTATCATGGACGTGAAAAACGATCGTCTGCTGGTAACAAACAACATTCCGTACGGTTCCACCCTGCTGGTGAAAGACGGACAGAGAGTGAGCAAAGGCGACCAGATTTGTACCTGGGATCCATTCAACGCCGTTATCGTGTCTGAAATTCCTGGTAACATCCGTTTCGACAGTATCATTGAAGGTATCACCTTCCGTGAAGAAGCGGACGAACAAACCGGTCACCGCGAGAAAGTGGTTATCGAAACCAAAGACAAAAACAAGATCCCGTCTATCTATGTAGATGGTAATAAAGAGGTGAAATCCTACAACTTACCAGTAGGTTCCCACATCGTTATCTCCGAAGGAGACCACGTAAGGGCCGGCCAGGTAATTGTAAAAATCCCACGCGTTATCGGTAAACTGCGAGACATCACCGGTGGTCTGCCTCGTGTAACTGAGCTGTTTGAAGCACGTAACCCAAGCAACCCTGCCATCGTTTCTGAAATTGATGGTGTGGTAGCCTTCGGTAATATCAAACGTGGTAACCGTGAGATCATCATCGAAAGCCGTGAAAGTCAGATCAAGAAATACCTGGTGCCGTTGACCCGTCACATCCTGGTACAGGACGGTGACTTCGTGAAGGCCGGTACTTCCCTCTCCGACGGTTCTACTACTCCTGCAGACATCCTGGCTATTAAAGGTCCGTTTGCCGTACAGGAATACCTGGTAAATGAAATCCAGGAAGTATACCGCTTACAGGGTGTGAAGATCAATGACAAACACATCGAGGTGATCGTTCGTCAGATGATGCGTAAAGTAAACATTGAAGATCCTGGAGATACCCGCTTCCTCGAAGGAGATACCGAAGATAAATTCGACTTCTTTGAAGAAAATGATATGATCTTTGATAAGAAGGTTGTAACTGAAGCTGGTGAATCTACTACGCTGAGAGCTGGTCAGATCGTAACCTTACGTCAGGTACGTGAAGAGAACTCCCTGTTACGTCGTGCAGATAAGAAACTGGTTGAATTCCGTGATGCAAATCCGGCTACTTCCAGCCCGCTGCTGCAAGGTATTACCAAAGCGTCTCTGGGTACCCGCAGCTGGATGTCTGCCGCATCGTTCCAGGAAACTACGAAAGTACTTTCTCAGGCTGCGATCAACGGTAAGATCGATGAAATGCTGGGTCTGAAAGAAAACCTGCTCACAGGTCATCTGATCCCTGCAGGTACAGGTTTGCGCGAATTCGAGAACATGATCGTAGGCTCCAAAGAAGAATACGATATCCTGGCATCTTCCAAAGAAGTGTTCCAGTTCGACGAAGAAGAGTAA
- a CDS encoding DUF4397 domain-containing protein, with product MKKLLIVALILLMAAAACKKNSDTAIPVTQSSFMFFNGVPEAVYDIRLDSFSMATGVAFGKNTPYQTFRAQLYTIYLIDQRFPNDTIRVGQINLRNKRSFSSYIGFDSANKVRVFRTIEDDLTPPPPLNMKFRVVDFSEAYRFNGTSVGIDVFSQNDRIFRGIGFTQFTPFVNLPGDSTYQLNFPRTDSNSIIPNRLPFPVQTGKIYTLVTVGNAMSSETFKTFTITNN from the coding sequence ATGAAAAAACTGCTTATTGTAGCATTGATATTGCTGATGGCGGCAGCAGCGTGTAAAAAGAATAGTGATACAGCTATTCCTGTTACCCAGTCCAGTTTTATGTTTTTTAACGGGGTGCCTGAGGCGGTATACGATATCCGGCTGGACTCCTTCTCCATGGCAACTGGTGTGGCCTTTGGAAAGAACACACCTTACCAAACATTCAGAGCCCAGTTGTACACTATTTACCTGATAGATCAGCGTTTCCCGAATGATACCATAAGAGTGGGGCAGATCAATCTGCGTAACAAGCGGTCTTTTTCTTCCTATATTGGATTTGACTCGGCCAACAAGGTACGAGTGTTCAGGACGATAGAAGATGATCTGACACCACCACCGCCGCTGAACATGAAGTTCCGGGTAGTGGACTTCAGTGAAGCCTATCGTTTCAACGGAACCAGTGTAGGCATAGACGTATTTTCCCAGAATGATCGTATTTTCAGGGGGATAGGATTTACCCAGTTTACACCGTTCGTTAACTTGCCTGGAGATAGCACCTATCAGCTTAACTTCCCGCGTACGGATTCTAACTCTATTATCCCGAACCGGCTGCCATTCCCCGTACAAACGGGCAAAATCTATACACTGGTGACGGTAGGAAATGCAATGAGTTCGGAGACCTTCAAGACATTTACCATCACCAACAATTAG
- a CDS encoding glycosyltransferase family 9 protein: MTITRTILVTRLSALGDVAMTVPVMKQVLEENPEVQIVFVTNKNWGALCAGIPRLIFFPADVKGEHKGIPGLYRLFRSVSRQYKITAIADLHNVLRSKIIRTFFRFSGKPVAAIDKGRAAKKALTSKENKVLQPVISTIERYALVFRQLGLKCTMGHQPVFAPQALPERVLAVTGAKGTQQWIGLAPFATYREKMYPLEKMEIVLAELLKTGNQRVLLFGGGKKEVELLNAMAERYPRAQVVAGRFSLQEEMALISQLNVMISMDSANMHLASLYGVPVISVWGATHPFAGFMGYGQSDANAVQITDLSCRPCSVFGNKPCFRGDHACMEWIKPAQIVEKVISAVG, from the coding sequence TTGACTATTACTAGAACTATACTGGTGACGCGTCTTTCCGCCCTGGGAGATGTGGCGATGACCGTGCCGGTGATGAAGCAGGTACTGGAAGAAAATCCGGAAGTACAGATCGTTTTTGTAACTAACAAAAATTGGGGTGCCTTATGCGCCGGTATTCCCCGGCTGATATTTTTCCCGGCAGACGTAAAGGGCGAGCATAAAGGAATACCGGGACTTTACCGGTTGTTCCGCAGTGTCAGCAGGCAGTATAAGATTACGGCTATTGCGGATCTGCATAATGTGTTGCGTTCGAAGATTATCCGTACCTTTTTTCGTTTCAGTGGTAAGCCGGTGGCTGCCATTGATAAGGGGCGTGCGGCTAAAAAAGCGCTCACCAGCAAGGAAAATAAGGTATTACAGCCGGTGATCAGCACTATTGAGCGTTATGCACTGGTTTTCAGGCAATTGGGACTGAAGTGCACGATGGGACATCAGCCGGTTTTTGCACCGCAGGCCCTGCCGGAGCGGGTTTTAGCCGTTACTGGTGCAAAAGGAACACAGCAATGGATAGGACTGGCCCCCTTTGCTACCTACCGTGAGAAGATGTATCCGTTGGAGAAAATGGAAATTGTGCTGGCCGAGCTACTGAAAACAGGAAACCAGCGTGTATTGCTCTTTGGCGGAGGGAAAAAGGAAGTGGAGCTGCTGAATGCCATGGCTGAGCGTTATCCGCGGGCACAGGTAGTGGCAGGCCGGTTCTCCCTGCAGGAGGAAATGGCGCTGATCAGCCAGTTGAACGTGATGATTAGTATGGATTCTGCCAATATGCACCTGGCTTCGCTATACGGGGTGCCGGTTATTTCGGTATGGGGCGCCACTCATCCGTTTGCCGGATTTATGGGATATGGTCAGTCTGATGCCAATGCAGTGCAGATCACTGATCTGAGCTGCCGGCCCTGTTCCGTATTTGGTAATAAACCTTGTTTCAGAGGGGATCATGCCTGCATGGAATGGATAAAACCAGCACAGATAGTAGAAAAAGTAATAAGTGCCGTAGGTTGA
- a CDS encoding OmpH family outer membrane protein, which translates to MRIRKQFVTKGLLAALAAGLFMACNGNKSGNNAPATPAAGTNAPAAASFKIAYVDLDSLEAHFEYFKEKKSQLEQKQQGMDNQLKAKARALQSEYQDLQRKASTLTQEQGEAAQRSLMAKQQQLEQEAQNMRAEYAQSETKFNEELQKKLDDFLKSFNADKRFAYIFSYRTGQSNILYVDSSYDVTAEVIKGMNAKASEAPAK; encoded by the coding sequence ATGCGCATTCGTAAACAATTCGTGACAAAAGGATTATTAGCGGCATTAGCAGCCGGTTTATTCATGGCCTGCAATGGCAACAAGTCTGGCAACAACGCGCCCGCTACTCCAGCCGCTGGTACCAACGCTCCGGCAGCGGCAAGTTTCAAAATTGCTTACGTAGACCTGGACTCCCTGGAAGCGCATTTTGAATATTTTAAAGAGAAAAAATCCCAGCTGGAACAGAAGCAACAAGGTATGGACAACCAGCTGAAAGCCAAAGCCAGAGCTTTACAGAGCGAATACCAGGACCTGCAGCGCAAAGCGTCTACTCTTACCCAGGAACAAGGCGAAGCAGCACAACGCTCACTGATGGCTAAACAACAACAACTGGAGCAGGAAGCACAGAACATGCGTGCAGAATATGCTCAGAGCGAAACCAAGTTTAACGAAGAACTGCAGAAAAAACTGGATGATTTCCTGAAATCCTTTAATGCAGACAAACGTTTTGCTTACATCTTCTCTTACCGTACTGGTCAGAGCAACATCCTGTATGTTGATTCTTCCTACGATGTGACTGCCGAAGTGATCAAAGGCATGAACGCCAAAGCATCAGAAGCTCCTGCCAAATAA
- a CDS encoding DUF4254 domain-containing protein — translation MFTSTSNSIFDQSILDYHQNNDVHQAISNPYEKSSIEHLLYLKNWIDTVQWHLEDIIRDPKIDPLEALHIKRWIDRSNQERTDVVEYIDSYFLDKYKHVAPVADAVINTESPAWAIDRLSILALKIYHMQEEATRADATAAHREACQRKLDILLEQRTDLSTAIERLLTDIEAGKKYMKVYKQMKMYNDPSLNPVLYKGEK, via the coding sequence ATGTTTACATCAACCTCCAACAGTATATTTGATCAGAGCATACTGGATTATCATCAGAATAATGATGTGCATCAGGCCATCAGCAATCCCTATGAAAAAAGCAGCATTGAGCATCTGCTGTATCTGAAAAACTGGATTGATACGGTGCAGTGGCACCTGGAAGATATTATCCGCGATCCGAAGATAGACCCGCTAGAAGCGCTGCACATCAAACGTTGGATCGACCGTTCCAACCAGGAGCGGACCGATGTAGTGGAATATATCGACAGTTATTTCCTGGATAAATACAAACATGTTGCGCCGGTAGCGGATGCTGTGATCAACACAGAGAGCCCTGCCTGGGCGATAGATCGGTTGTCTATCCTGGCGCTTAAGATATACCATATGCAGGAAGAAGCTACCCGTGCCGATGCTACTGCAGCACACCGGGAAGCCTGCCAGCGTAAACTGGATATTCTGCTGGAACAACGTACCGATCTGAGCACCGCTATTGAAAGGCTGCTGACCGACATCGAAGCTGGTAAGAAATACATGAAAGTGTACAAGCAGATGAAGATGTATAATGATCCTTCACTGAACCCTGTATTATACAAGGGAGAAAAATAA
- a CDS encoding acyl-CoA thioesterase: protein MNFYTRKWVKPEDLNAHGTLFGGSLLRWIDEEAAIYSIIQLGTNRCVTKYMSEINFINSARQGDIVELGIKAVHFGRTSLTLTCEVRNKITQKSILTIDKIVFVSVDEKGVPAPHGKTKITYTDERLREE from the coding sequence ATGAATTTTTACACACGTAAATGGGTGAAACCGGAAGATCTGAATGCACATGGTACTTTGTTCGGGGGCAGTTTGTTACGATGGATTGATGAAGAAGCAGCGATTTATTCCATTATTCAGCTGGGTACTAATCGCTGTGTGACGAAATACATGTCTGAGATCAATTTTATTAATTCTGCCCGTCAGGGAGATATTGTGGAGTTGGGGATTAAAGCGGTGCATTTTGGCAGAACGTCACTGACGCTTACCTGTGAGGTGAGAAACAAGATCACCCAGAAAAGTATTCTGACTATCGATAAGATCGTTTTTGTGAGTGTGGATGAAAAAGGAGTGCCGGCACCGCATGGTAAGACAAAAATAACGTACACGGATGAACGTCTAAGAGAGGAATAA